The proteins below come from a single Leptospiraceae bacterium genomic window:
- a CDS encoding response regulator, which yields MSINTDFPTTAYRKTYKIFVITVIALICLTQAITQYFIYIQKYDAKRINIAGRQRMLSQNITKTVLKIYIEKDNLNSNDFDQLKQLRDLFSESHNAVRYGNEELQIKANSSELAATLFGEIESHFLFILETTDNLIVQKKVTESQVKSLFIHESEFLKRMDEIVTVFSEESVSRISRLQLLESILAFFAVMVILVEIGILYRPLIKKLAMDNLELSIQKKRVEDFSFLLSHKVRKHIANLLGLMNTINPNNLLEIKEYFQYVRQSVMELDSASHEFSGLSSKAESVVPLQTVDSTQKYETFEKLRTIMLLDDDKITNILTKKILLKYNPEVKVEVFTEPLKSIEYLERMKADNLKYPVIFLDINMPVMNGWQFLEQMQILNLNPTVYILTSSIDQSDISKARTFKNVKAFLTKPLTYDKMPTFV from the coding sequence TGATGCTAAAAGGATTAATATAGCTGGCAGACAACGGATGTTAAGCCAAAACATTACGAAGACTGTATTAAAAATTTATATCGAAAAAGATAATCTAAATTCTAATGATTTTGATCAGCTAAAACAGCTTAGGGACTTATTTTCTGAATCTCATAATGCGGTTCGCTATGGCAATGAAGAGTTACAAATAAAAGCGAATTCTAGTGAATTAGCCGCAACTCTTTTTGGGGAAATAGAATCTCATTTTCTTTTTATTCTAGAAACTACGGACAATCTAATCGTACAAAAAAAAGTTACCGAGTCACAAGTAAAGAGTCTATTTATTCATGAGTCAGAATTTTTAAAACGTATGGATGAAATAGTTACTGTATTCAGTGAAGAAAGTGTGAGTCGAATATCACGTCTTCAATTACTGGAGTCAATTCTTGCATTTTTTGCAGTAATGGTTATTCTTGTAGAGATTGGAATTTTATATCGTCCGCTTATTAAAAAGTTGGCAATGGATAATCTAGAGTTATCGATACAAAAAAAACGTGTTGAAGATTTCTCTTTTTTATTATCTCACAAAGTACGAAAACATATCGCAAATTTATTAGGACTTATGAATACCATAAATCCAAACAATCTATTAGAAATTAAAGAATATTTTCAGTATGTAAGACAGTCAGTTATGGAGTTAGATTCAGCTAGTCATGAATTTTCTGGATTATCTTCTAAAGCGGAATCTGTGGTTCCTCTCCAAACAGTAGATTCGACTCAAAAGTATGAAACTTTCGAGAAGTTACGGACTATTATGCTTTTAGATGATGATAAAATTACAAATATTTTAACTAAAAAAATATTATTAAAGTATAATCCAGAAGTAAAAGTGGAAGTTTTTACTGAACCATTAAAATCCATTGAATATTTAGAAAGAATGAAAGCGGATAATTTGAAGTATCCTGTCATATTCCTTGATATAAATATGCCAGTTATGAATGGTTGGCAATTTTTAGAACAAATGCAAATTTTGAATTTGAATCCGACAGTATATATTTTAACATCTTCCATAGACCAAAGTGATATATCTAAAGCACGAACCTTCAAAAATGTAAAAGCGTTTTTAACAAAACCACTTACATATGATAAAATGCCGACCTTTGTATGA
- a CDS encoding VanW family protein: protein MKFVYIFLFFIGLQSLFSSEEILIKSFSTSVEKQSGDVKRNLALAVEKLNGVILEPNSVFSFSEVVGEASVQNGFVSGRVYYWNEAIYEPGGGLCQVSSTLFNLLLLSGFTIKERHKHSQPVTYVPMGLDATIYYGKKNLRMFNPHSQKFRLKAELTDNTLNFSLYGDSPMIDRFELDIEEEEHELPILKKEKSYRNAFSIFVYRKKYRGENLLETSLLYKDFIPAVYFK from the coding sequence ATGAAGTTTGTATATATATTTTTATTTTTTATTGGGTTACAGTCCTTATTCTCTTCTGAAGAAATTCTTATAAAAAGTTTTTCTACGTCTGTTGAAAAACAAAGTGGAGATGTTAAACGTAATTTGGCTCTCGCAGTGGAAAAATTAAATGGAGTTATTTTAGAGCCCAATAGTGTTTTTTCTTTCAGCGAAGTAGTAGGTGAAGCCTCCGTTCAAAATGGATTTGTATCAGGAAGAGTGTATTATTGGAATGAAGCTATTTATGAACCCGGGGGTGGGTTGTGCCAAGTTTCATCCACATTGTTCAATTTACTTTTGCTTTCAGGTTTTACAATCAAAGAAAGACATAAACATAGTCAACCAGTAACGTACGTACCAATGGGGTTAGATGCTACTATTTATTATGGGAAAAAAAATCTAAGAATGTTTAATCCTCATTCACAAAAGTTTAGGTTAAAGGCTGAATTAACAGATAATACTTTGAATTTTTCTCTGTATGGAGATTCTCCCATGATTGATAGGTTTGAATTAGATATCGAAGAAGAAGAACATGAACTCCCCATCTTAAAAAAAGAAAAATCCTACAGAAATGCATTTTCCATCTTTGTTTATAGAAAAAAATACAGAGGGGAAAATTTGCTTGAAACTTCTTTATTGTATAAGGACTTTATACCTGCGGTATACTTTAAATAA
- a CDS encoding STAS domain-containing protein encodes MQDYDDLKLVSTEIGDTNLIQMTGNIDLYTTPELKAEFDALNKAGRNKILLDLLNVRFIDSSGLGILVTQALFLQKKNRVLKFINVNSTINHVFALGGFTRSFKRFPDKESALSGKWEFES; translated from the coding sequence ATGCAAGACTACGATGATTTAAAACTAGTTTCGACTGAAATTGGTGATACGAATTTAATCCAGATGACCGGTAATATTGATTTATACACTACACCTGAATTAAAAGCTGAGTTTGATGCATTAAATAAGGCAGGAAGAAATAAAATTTTATTGGATTTGTTAAATGTTCGCTTCATTGATTCTTCTGGACTTGGAATTCTAGTAACACAGGCACTTTTTTTGCAGAAAAAAAATCGCGTATTAAAATTTATAAATGTAAATTCAACGATTAATCATGTGTTTGCGCTTGGCGGATTCACTCGTTCTTTCAAACGATTTCCAGATAAAGAGTCTGCATTGTCAGGTAAATGGGAATTCGAATCTTAG
- a CDS encoding AMMECR1 domain-containing protein has translation MGIRILVILFFLIFAECIFAEENALEEWKKFAKSKTAADVVEFIRCNATAEMNYKSCDSILPETPPFFGQLGIFITIVNKGKVRGCFGAFRHKNTQISKVIQEYIRGALRNDPRYPPLELEEIKTAYFILTIADSPVPVVEIDSIALGKYGIFLGQENGQGVVYVPGEIKSHSVLKRIIKKEKVQDVSVFKAILIR, from the coding sequence ATGGGAATTCGAATCTTAGTTATTTTATTTTTTCTTATTTTTGCTGAATGCATTTTTGCTGAAGAAAATGCATTAGAGGAATGGAAAAAGTTTGCAAAGTCAAAAACTGCCGCAGATGTAGTCGAATTCATTCGATGTAATGCAACTGCCGAAATGAACTATAAATCCTGTGATTCTATTTTACCTGAAACTCCACCTTTTTTCGGGCAACTTGGAATTTTTATTACTATAGTGAACAAAGGCAAAGTGAGAGGATGTTTTGGGGCATTTCGTCATAAAAATACTCAAATTTCAAAAGTAATTCAAGAATACATTCGTGGAGCACTACGGAATGATCCTCGTTATCCGCCACTCGAACTGGAAGAAATAAAAACAGCATATTTTATCCTTACAATTGCGGACTCTCCAGTACCTGTGGTTGAAATTGATTCGATTGCACTTGGAAAATATGGAATTTTCCTTGGACAAGAAAATGGTCAAGGGGTGGTATATGTTCCCGGAGAAATAAAGTCTCATTCAGTTCTCAAAAGAATTATTAAAAAAGAAAAAGTACAAGATGTAAGTGTTTTTAAAGCAATTTTAATTAGGTAA